One Helianthus annuus cultivar XRQ/B chromosome 12, HanXRQr2.0-SUNRISE, whole genome shotgun sequence genomic region harbors:
- the LOC110894283 gene encoding putative nuclear RNA export factor SDE5 isoform X2, translated as MISPDDMASAYCQAGYDLNKASDILYTMLGSSSNNDKYIPTEDSTRAPASSVGVTVGTVSGVNGAYYPTSRTSTNEPATVLSRAKPRTSGVSVGTVSGIIGADYGRYRANTRRNCETTKPVKLMSNEFPESQIWDEKPQSVNNAPTETMNSDIEMFLLQMLGDGFQLDIRVIRDVLDGCGYDIQESMEKLMNMSTPTVDLGRVTSSTVDQTSTDTHQDLNNKFKEKLQLNDSSRRSNLEREIFSNLFNVPERSELGPEIIVPKRQPRMRKFGLVTEPLEDGVIELKTPIVKKEVNGDGNEEVEDNYETLREAVTEHWITMKRYYRAAADAYAKGNYERSYKLVEEGHFYMAKAREADETSTKILTQTRDDGEVISINLNDYDPREAVRLLKTQLKSMSGIPSIHYLKVMVGANGDKNKPNARKRLISKLLERDAITWTEEDDGRIMTIRIDVINPKRLSFNKAS; from the exons ATGATATCTCCCGATGACATGGCGTCCGCGTACTGCCAAGCGGGATACGATCTAAACAAAGCAAGTGATATACTATATACTATGCTCGGAAGCTCTTCCAACAACGACAAATACATACCAACAGAAGATTCGACTAGAGCACCTGCATCATCAGTCGGTGTAACCGTCGGTACAGTTTCTGGTGTTAACGGTGCTTACTATCCAACATCAAGAACTTCAACCAACGAACCTGCAACGGTTCTTTCTAGAGCTAAGCCCAGAACCTCTGGTGTATCGGTGGGTACGGTATCGGGTATAATCGGTGCTGATTATGGGAGGTATAGGGCTAATACTAGAAGAAACTGTGAAACTACGAAACCGGTGAAGTTGATGTCGAATGAGTTTCCTGAATCTCAGATATGGGATGAGAAACCGCAGTCGGTAAATAATGCACCGACTGAAACTATGAACAGTGATATCGAGATGTTTTTGCTTCAGATGCTTGGAGACGGTTTTCAGTTAGATATCAGAGTAATCCGAGACGTTCTCG ATGGTTGTGGCTATGATATCCAAGAG AGCATGGAGAAATTGATGAACATGTCGACCCCCACTGTGGATTTGGGACGCGTCACTTCCAGCACGGTTGACCAAACA TCTACAGATACACATCAAGACCTAAACAATAAGTTCAAAGAGAAACTACAACTCAACGATTCATCCAGAAG ATCGAATCTTGAAAGAGAAATTTTTAGCAACCTGTTTAATGTTCCTGAAAGATCTGAATTGGGACCTGAAATAATCGTTCCAAAAAGACAACCAAGGATGAGAAAATTCGGTCTAGTGACTGAACCTTTAGAAGATGGAGTTATCGAGCTTAAAACTCCTATTGTTAAGAAGGAAGTTAACGGGGATG GAAATGAAGAGGTTGAGGATAACTATGAGACCCTAAGGGAAGCTGTGACGGAGCACTGGATTACAATGAAACGATACTATAGAGCC GCTGCGGATGCCTACGCGAAAGGCAACTATGAGCGTTCATATAAACTTGTTGAAGAG GGACACTTTTACATGGctaaggctcgagaggcagatgAAACATCTACCAAAATACTTACTCAAACGAG GGATGATGGGGAGGTGATTTCGATCAATTTAAATGACTATGATCCAAGGGAAGCGGTTCGTCTATTAAAAACGCAATTGAAATCTATGTCTGGCATACCAT CCATTCATTATCTGAAGGTCATGGTTGGGGCCAACGGTGACAAAAACAAACCAAACGCTCGTAAGCGTCTG ATAAGCAAACTACTCGAGAGGGATGCAATTACTTGGACCGAAGAAGATGATGGACGGATAATGACTATTCGGATTGATGTTATCAATCCGAAACGTTTAAGTTTTAATAAAGCTAGTTAG
- the LOC110892531 gene encoding uncharacterized protein LOC110892531 — protein MESRKRVFWGGSSSAADPDVIEIAPPLLDRTAITKAKGKQKEVAYHEIIDVDMDEDCDDVMFLEAKVESDKKAKVGTGSSLGSSSAANSGLNNFIDLDDYVDDYVFDDEYLALQAHFDDIGLPAGIEAPIPWLPDLVAMKKDKPAIPFVSQPNTVDPMPTSAFNSSSKSTTIHGQSPYFDPKPVPMHSNFTQTGNGNYLSNNFSTQVGNGSSSFPDPLGMDFKWYESFEKNIAYPQLGMNTTDMLSGTGSIYSMDDIDMLLGQDASVNWPSPISSSGLTKLKKSYEGFKKYDASVNGPSSVSSSRLAKLKKALKKIDASVNDPSSISSSSVESSSSLAKFLDGDVKKRYESFKKFDTVVDHSDHHYVKKSSAMTQPPKNWAKKIQEEWKILEKDLPDTIFVRVYESRMDLLRAVIIGAEGTPYHDGLFFFDVCFPSGYPNTPPLVHYHSGGLRINPNLYNCGKVCLSLLNTWTGVQNERWIPGTSTMLQVLVSIQGLILNAKPYFNEPGYANSSGSVHGEQSSLHYNENTLILSLKTMVYTMKKPPKYFEDLVIGHFQHHVRDILMACKAYTEGVQVGCVVKGGLQKVGEGNNSCSVKFKHDVASYVKTLVAAFERIGAKEAQEFLSLIKESSLPAAEPGPGPVLGPGPAFSPFPFPFPGPAYKPTSPSYAPGYPYSSISAAYNQHWFASSFPQNSRKRVFWGSSSSGADLEVIEIAPPLVDRTSNVNVKGKGKQKEVAYHEIIDVDLDEDCDDVVLLDGNFESNKKAKVGMGTSLGSSKKVASNKKGKEVQVDPGHSLNGFNPGSNNFFDLDDYVFDDEYGTLQSHFNDKGLSTGIPFVTSNAQFEASVSQPNRVDPMPASTMFSSSKKSTPDATVNGSSSKRSRSVKSSSRKAKLVDNDVKNKYESFKRFDSVADHSGHHYARQSSASAQPPKNWAKKIQEEWKILEKDLPDTIFVRVYESRMDLLRAVIIGAEGTPYHDGLFFFDVFFPSTYPNTPPLVHYHSGGLRINPNLYNCGKVCLSLLNTWSGGQNEKWVPGKSTMLQVLVSIQGLILNMKPYFNEPGHAYSNGSVYGEKSSLQYNENTFILSLKTMVYTMKKPPKYFEDLVIGHFQHRVRDILMACKAYTEGVQVGCVVKGGVQDVDEDNSSCSDRFKHDVVSYIKTLVAAFKKIGAKEAEEFLSLSVKETPLPAAPALGPSLIPAAHSYSSHGYIPYPKPSVSTAYKHAAYKQHW, from the exons ATGGAATCCAG GAAACGAGTGTTTTGGGGTGGTAGTTCATCGGCTGCCGATCCCGATGTGATCGAGATTGCTCCTCCGTTGCTTGATCGGACGGCGATTACGAAGGCCAAAGGGAAACAAAAGGAG GTTGCGTATCATGAAATAATTGATGTTGACATGGACGAAGACTGCGATGACGTCATGTTCCTTGAAGCGAAGGTTGAATCAGATAAAAAAGCGAAGGTTGGCACGGGCAGTTCGTTGGGTTCTAGTAGTGCGGCAAACTCAGGATTAAATAACTTTATTGATTTAGACGACTACGTTGATGATTATGTTTTCGACGACGAGTATCTGGCGTTGCAAGCACATTTCGATGACATCGGTCTTCCTGCTGGGATCGAAGCCCCCATTCCCTGGTTGCCAGATTTAGTCGCGATGAAAAAAGACAAGCCTGCAATTCCATTTGTGAGTCAACCGAACACGGTTGACCCGATGCCCACATCCGCTTTTAATTCTTCGAGTAAAAGTACAACCATACATGGACAGTCTCCCTATTTTGACCCTAAACCCGTTCCAATGCACTCTAATTTTACACAAACTGGTAACGGTAATTATTTATCTAATAATTTTAGTACACAAGTCGGAAACGGCTCGTCAAGTTTCCCTGATCCTCTAGGAATGGATTTTAAATGGTATGAATCTTTCGAGAAGAACATAGCGTATCCTCAGTTGGGCATGAACACAACTGATATGCTGTCTGGAACCGGGAGTATATACTCTATGGATGATATCGATATGTTACTGGGCCAGGATGCTAGTGTGAACTGGCCGAGCCCAATAAGTTCATCTGGGTTGACAAAGCTAAAGAAAAGTTACGAAGGTTTCAAGAAGTATGATGCTAGTGTAAACGGGCCGAGCTCAGTAAGTTCATCTCGGTTGGCAAAGCTAAAGAAGGCTTTGAAGAAGATTGATGCTAGTGTAAATGACCCGAGCTCGATAAGTTCGAGTTCTGTTGAAAGTTCATCTAGCTTGGCAAAGTTTCTTGATGGTGATGTAAAGAAAAGGTATGAAAGCTTCAAGAAGTTTGATACTGTCGTTGACCATTCGGATCACCATTACGTAAAAAAGAGTTCGGCAATGACACAG CCACCAAAAAATTGGGCTAAAAAGATACAAGAAGAGTGGAAGATTCTTGAGAAAGACTTGCCCG ATACAATATTTGTTCGAGTTTATGAATCAAGGATGGATCTATTAAGAGCTGTAATTATCGGAGCAGAGGGGACGCCGTATCATGATGGTCTTTTCTTCTTTGATGTTTGTTTTCCAAGCGGCTATCCTAATACTCCGCCT CTTGTGCATTACCACTCTGGTGGTCTTCGCATTAATCCAAATCTGTACAATTGCGGTAAAGTTTGCTTGAGCCTTCTGAACACATGGACTGGGGTGCAGAACGAGAGGTGGATCCCGGGCACTTCAACCATGCTTCAAGTTCTGGTCTCGATACAGGGTCTGATTTTGAACGCGAAGCCCTACTTTAACGAACCGGGGTATGCAAATTCAAGCGGCTCTGTGCATGGCGAACAGTCTTCCTTACATTACAATGAGAATACCCTTATTTTGTCACTCAAAACAATGGTGTATACCATGAAGAAACCACCCAAG TACTTTGAGGATTTGGTGATTGGGCATTTTCAGCATCATGTACGCGATATTTTAATGGCGTGTAAAGCTTACACAGAAGGTGTGCAGGTGGGGTGTGTTGTTAAAGGAGGTTTACAAAAAGTCGGTGAGGGTAACAATAGCTGCTCGGTCAAGTTCAAGCATGATGTGGCCTCATATGTTAAGACACTTGTAGCCGCATTTGAGAGGATAGGAGCAAAAGAAGCCCAGGAATTTCTTTCTTTAATTAAAGAAAGTTCTTTGCCTGCTGCTGAACCTGGCCCAGGCCCCGTCCTTGGACCGGGCCCTGCCTTTAGcccattcccattcccattcCCGGGCCCTGCGTACAAGCCAACCTCCCCTTCCTATGCTCCTGGTTATCCTTATAGTTCTATATCTGCTGCTTATAATCAGCATTGGT TTGCGAGTTCCTTCCCTCAGAATTCCAG GAAGCGAGTGTTTTGGGGGAGTAGTTCATCGGGTGCGGATCTCGAGGTGATCGAGATTGCTCCTCCGTTGGTTGATCGAACTTCGAATGTGAATGTGAAGGGGAAAGGGAAACAAAAGGAG GTTGCATATCATGAAATAATTGATGTTGACTTGGATGAAGACTGTGATGATGTCGTGCTCCTTGACGGGAATTTTGAATCTAACAAAAAGGCGAAGGTTGGTATGGGCACTTCTTTGGGTTCTAGTAAGAAAGTTGCGTCAAATAAGAAAGGAAAG GAGGTTCAAGTAGATCCCGGTCATTCTCTCAACGGATTTAACCCAGGATCAAATAACTTTTTTGATTTAGATGACTATGTTTTTGACGATGAGTACGGGACATTGCAATCCCACTTTAATGACAAAGGTCTCTCTACTGGAATTCCATTTGTAACTTCAAACGCCCAATTCGAGGCGAGTGTGAGTCAACCGAACAGGGTTGACCCAATGCCTGCATCCACCATGTTTTCTTCAAGTAAAAAAAGTACACCT GATGCTACTGTAAATGGCTCGAGCTCAAAACGTTCGAGGTCTGTTAAAAGTTCATCTAGAAAGGCAAAGCTTGTTGATAATGATGTAAAGAATAAGTATGAAAGTTTCAAGAGGTTTGATAGTGTCGCCGACCATTCGGGTCATCATTATGCACGACAGAGTTCAGCGTCGGCGCAG CCACCGAAAAATTGGGCTAAAAAGATACAAGAAGAGTGGAAGATTCTTGAGAAAGACTTGCCTG acacaatATTTGTTCGAGTTTATGAATCGAGGATGGATCTTTTAAGAGCTGTTATTATTGGAGCGGAGGGGACACCGTATCACGACGGTCTTTTTTTCTTTGACGTGTTTTTTCCAAGCACCTATCCTAATACACCGCCT CTTGTACATTACCACTCTGGGGGTCTTCGCATTAATCCAAATCTATACAATTGCGGTAAAGTTTGCTTGAGCCTTCTGAACACATGGTCCGGGGGGCAGAACGAGAAGTGGGTCCCAGGCAAATCGACCATGCTTCAAGTTTTGGTGTCGATACAGGGTCTGATTTTGAACATGAAGCCCTACTTTAACGAACCGGGGCATGCATATTCAAATGGCTCTGTGTATGGAGAAAAGTCTTCCTTACAATACAATGAGAACACCTTTATTTTATCACTTAAAACAATGGTGTATACCATGAAGAAACCACCCAAG TACTTTGAGGATTTGGTGATTGGGCATTTCCAGCATCGTGTACGTGATATTTTAATGGCGTGCAAAGCTTACACAGAAGGTGTGCAGGTGGGGTGTGTTGTTAAAGGTGGTGTACAAGATGTTGATGAGGATAACAGTAGCTGCTCCGACAGGTTTAAGCATGATGTTGTCTCGTATATTAAGACACTTGTAGCTGCATTTAAGAAGATAGGAGCAAAAGAAGCCGAAGAGTTTCTTTCTTTAAGTGTCAAGGAAACTCCTCTTCCTGCTGCACCAGCCCTGGGCCCGAGCTTAATCCCAGCCGCACATTCCTACTCTTCTCATGGTTATATTCCATACCCTAAACCGTCTGTATCTACTGCTTATAAACATGCTGCTTATAAACAGCATTGGTGA
- the LOC110894283 gene encoding putative nuclear RNA export factor SDE5 isoform X1 gives MTIVKGPASNLNLSEADDKNLEFLIEAFGSMISPDDMASAYCQAGYDLNKASDILYTMLGSSSNNDKYIPTEDSTRAPASSVGVTVGTVSGVNGAYYPTSRTSTNEPATVLSRAKPRTSGVSVGTVSGIIGADYGRYRANTRRNCETTKPVKLMSNEFPESQIWDEKPQSVNNAPTETMNSDIEMFLLQMLGDGFQLDIRVIRDVLDGCGYDIQESMEKLMNMSTPTVDLGRVTSSTVDQTSTDTHQDLNNKFKEKLQLNDSSRRSNLEREIFSNLFNVPERSELGPEIIVPKRQPRMRKFGLVTEPLEDGVIELKTPIVKKEVNGDGNEEVEDNYETLREAVTEHWITMKRYYRAAADAYAKGNYERSYKLVEEGHFYMAKAREADETSTKILTQTRDDGEVISINLNDYDPREAVRLLKTQLKSMSGIPSIHYLKVMVGANGDKNKPNARKRLISKLLERDAITWTEEDDGRIMTIRIDVINPKRLSFNKAS, from the exons AT GACGATAGTGAAAGGACCTGCTTCCAACCTAAATCTTTCCGAAGCTGACGATAAGAACTTGGAGTTTTTGATAGAAGCTTTCGGTTCAATGATATCTCCCGATGACATGGCGTCCGCGTACTGCCAAGCGGGATACGATCTAAACAAAGCAAGTGATATACTATATACTATGCTCGGAAGCTCTTCCAACAACGACAAATACATACCAACAGAAGATTCGACTAGAGCACCTGCATCATCAGTCGGTGTAACCGTCGGTACAGTTTCTGGTGTTAACGGTGCTTACTATCCAACATCAAGAACTTCAACCAACGAACCTGCAACGGTTCTTTCTAGAGCTAAGCCCAGAACCTCTGGTGTATCGGTGGGTACGGTATCGGGTATAATCGGTGCTGATTATGGGAGGTATAGGGCTAATACTAGAAGAAACTGTGAAACTACGAAACCGGTGAAGTTGATGTCGAATGAGTTTCCTGAATCTCAGATATGGGATGAGAAACCGCAGTCGGTAAATAATGCACCGACTGAAACTATGAACAGTGATATCGAGATGTTTTTGCTTCAGATGCTTGGAGACGGTTTTCAGTTAGATATCAGAGTAATCCGAGACGTTCTCG ATGGTTGTGGCTATGATATCCAAGAG AGCATGGAGAAATTGATGAACATGTCGACCCCCACTGTGGATTTGGGACGCGTCACTTCCAGCACGGTTGACCAAACA TCTACAGATACACATCAAGACCTAAACAATAAGTTCAAAGAGAAACTACAACTCAACGATTCATCCAGAAG ATCGAATCTTGAAAGAGAAATTTTTAGCAACCTGTTTAATGTTCCTGAAAGATCTGAATTGGGACCTGAAATAATCGTTCCAAAAAGACAACCAAGGATGAGAAAATTCGGTCTAGTGACTGAACCTTTAGAAGATGGAGTTATCGAGCTTAAAACTCCTATTGTTAAGAAGGAAGTTAACGGGGATG GAAATGAAGAGGTTGAGGATAACTATGAGACCCTAAGGGAAGCTGTGACGGAGCACTGGATTACAATGAAACGATACTATAGAGCC GCTGCGGATGCCTACGCGAAAGGCAACTATGAGCGTTCATATAAACTTGTTGAAGAG GGACACTTTTACATGGctaaggctcgagaggcagatgAAACATCTACCAAAATACTTACTCAAACGAG GGATGATGGGGAGGTGATTTCGATCAATTTAAATGACTATGATCCAAGGGAAGCGGTTCGTCTATTAAAAACGCAATTGAAATCTATGTCTGGCATACCAT CCATTCATTATCTGAAGGTCATGGTTGGGGCCAACGGTGACAAAAACAAACCAAACGCTCGTAAGCGTCTG ATAAGCAAACTACTCGAGAGGGATGCAATTACTTGGACCGAAGAAGATGATGGACGGATAATGACTATTCGGATTGATGTTATCAATCCGAAACGTTTAAGTTTTAATAAAGCTAGTTAG
- the LOC110894282 gene encoding terminal nucleotidyltransferase 4B isoform X1, with translation METDGFLYETLSPLSTAVTVASPPTTPPPETTVGDSEDYLVLRNHIPISTISTPLPETSAPDFFSLDPVNDDDGWRTPTPPLKRSRLATPLPDDEPKRSLEAGWFRANCRFKSPMLQLHKEILDFCDFLSPTAEEQVSRNAAVESVSDVIKYIWHDCKIEVFGSFKTGLFLPSSDVDMVILESRMKTPQMGLYALSKALSQRGVAKKIQVIAKARVPIIKFVEKRSGISFDVSFDMENGPKAAEYIQDAISKWPPLRPLCLILKVFLQQRELNEVYSGGIGSYALLAMLIAMLRNSMGTRASPEHNLGVLLVTFFDMYGRKLNTSDVGVACDGGTFFSKKSKGFLNPSRKSLISIQDPQDPENDIGKNSFNYFQIKSAFGMACSTLTDNKLIMSLGPNRSILGTIIRPDKVLLERKGGLNGDVTFTNLLSGAGEPLQNNFGEHEGLFCNWNVDDEEEPLPRGKDVVSDDGVGKESRKKSKKVVKKRAVKVKKAVTIKKRKRTSTDSQS, from the exons ATGGAAACCGACGGATTTCTATACGAAACCCTATCTCCTCTCTCAACCGCCGTAACCGTCGCTTCTCCACCAACCACACCGCCACCGGAAACCACCGTCGGTGACTCCGAAGATTACCTCGTGCTGCGTAATCATATTCCTATATCTACAATTTCGACGCCGTTGCCGGAAACTTCCGCTCCGGATTTCTTCTCTTTAGATCCGGTTAACGATGACGACGGTTGGAGAACTCCGACGCCGCCGCTGAAACGGTCGAGATTAGCTACTCCGTTGCCTGATGATGAACCGAAGAGGAGTTTGGAAGCTGGCTGGTTTCGTGCTAATTGTCGGTTTAAAAGCCCTATGCTTCAGCTTCATAAAG AAATATTGGATTTCTGTGATTTTCTATCTCCAACGGCTGAAGAGCAAGTGTCACGTAACGCAGCGGTTGAAAGTGTTTCGGATGTTATAAAGTATATATGGCATGACTGCAAG ATAGAAGTTTTTGGTTCGTTTAAGACAGGTTTGTTTTTGCCAAGCAGCGATGTTGAT ATGGTGATATTAGAATCGCGTATGAAAACTCCTCAGATGGGCTTATATGCTCTCTCTAAGGCTTTGTCGCAGAGAGGTGTTGCAAAAAAGATTCAG GTGATTGCCAAGGCTCGTGTACCAATTATTAAATTTGTGGAGAAACGAAGTGGTATTTCATTTGATGTAAG TTTCGATATGGAAAATGGGCCAAAAGCTGCTGAGTATATACAG GATGCTATATCTAAGTGGCCTCCTCTAAGGCCGTTGTGTCTAATATTGAAAGTTTTTCTGCAACAACGAGAGTTAAACGAG GTGTATTCTGGTGGGATTGGGTCGTATGCACTCCTGGCTATGTTAATAGCAATGTTGCGG AATTCAATGGGTACCCGTGCTTCTCCAGAACATAATCTTGGAGTTCTCTTg GTAACCTTCTTTGATATGTACGGGCGTAAGCTGAATACTTCTGACGTTGGTGTAGCTTGCGATGGAGGCACATTTTTCTCCAAGAAGAGTAAAGG GTTTTTAAATCCAAGCAGGAAGTCACTGATTTCTATCCAGGATCCACAG GACCCGGAGAACGATATAGGGAAAAATTCTTTCAACTATTTCCAG ATTAAATCCGCATTTGGAATGGCATGCTCGACTCTCACGGACAACAAACTTATCATGAGCCTGGGCCCCAACCGTAGCATCCTCGGTACCATTATACGACCAGATAAAGTGCTGTTAGAACGAAAAGGAGGTCTAAACGGCGATGTGACATTTACTAACCTACTTTCAGGAGCAGGTGAGCCGTTGCAAAATAATTTCGGTGAACACGAGGGGCTTTTTTGTAATTGGAATGTAGACGATGAAGAAGAACCGCTGCCACGAGGAAAGGATGTTGTTAGTGATGATGGTGTCGGTAAGGAGTCCCGGAAAAAGTCAAAGAAGGTGGTCAAGAAGAGGGCGGTCAAAGTTAAAAAGGCAGTCACTATTAAGAAAAGAAAGAGAACGTCAACGGATTCCCAGAGTTGA
- the LOC110894282 gene encoding terminal nucleotidyltransferase 4B isoform X2, giving the protein METDGFLYETLSPLSTAVTVASPPTTPPPETTVGDSEDYLVLRNHIPISTISTPLPETSAPDFFSLDPVNDDDGWRTPTPPLKRSRLATPLPDDEPKRSLEAGWFRANCRFKSPMLQLHKEILDFCDFLSPTAEEQVSRNAAVESVSDVIKYIWHDCKIEVFGSFKTGLFLPSSDVDMVILESRMKTPQMGLYALSKALSQRGVAKKIQVIAKARVPIIKFVEKRSGISFDVSFDMENGPKAAEYIQDAISKWPPLRPLCLILKVFLQQRELNEVYSGGIGSYALLAMLIAMLRNSMGTRASPEHNLGVLLVTFFDMYGRKLNTSDVGVACDGGTFFSKKSKGFLNPSRKSLISIQDPQDPENDIGKNSFNYFQIKSAFGMACSTLTDNKLIMSLGPNRSILGAGEPLQNNFGEHEGLFCNWNVDDEEEPLPRGKDVVSDDGVGKESRKKSKKVVKKRAVKVKKAVTIKKRKRTSTDSQS; this is encoded by the exons ATGGAAACCGACGGATTTCTATACGAAACCCTATCTCCTCTCTCAACCGCCGTAACCGTCGCTTCTCCACCAACCACACCGCCACCGGAAACCACCGTCGGTGACTCCGAAGATTACCTCGTGCTGCGTAATCATATTCCTATATCTACAATTTCGACGCCGTTGCCGGAAACTTCCGCTCCGGATTTCTTCTCTTTAGATCCGGTTAACGATGACGACGGTTGGAGAACTCCGACGCCGCCGCTGAAACGGTCGAGATTAGCTACTCCGTTGCCTGATGATGAACCGAAGAGGAGTTTGGAAGCTGGCTGGTTTCGTGCTAATTGTCGGTTTAAAAGCCCTATGCTTCAGCTTCATAAAG AAATATTGGATTTCTGTGATTTTCTATCTCCAACGGCTGAAGAGCAAGTGTCACGTAACGCAGCGGTTGAAAGTGTTTCGGATGTTATAAAGTATATATGGCATGACTGCAAG ATAGAAGTTTTTGGTTCGTTTAAGACAGGTTTGTTTTTGCCAAGCAGCGATGTTGAT ATGGTGATATTAGAATCGCGTATGAAAACTCCTCAGATGGGCTTATATGCTCTCTCTAAGGCTTTGTCGCAGAGAGGTGTTGCAAAAAAGATTCAG GTGATTGCCAAGGCTCGTGTACCAATTATTAAATTTGTGGAGAAACGAAGTGGTATTTCATTTGATGTAAG TTTCGATATGGAAAATGGGCCAAAAGCTGCTGAGTATATACAG GATGCTATATCTAAGTGGCCTCCTCTAAGGCCGTTGTGTCTAATATTGAAAGTTTTTCTGCAACAACGAGAGTTAAACGAG GTGTATTCTGGTGGGATTGGGTCGTATGCACTCCTGGCTATGTTAATAGCAATGTTGCGG AATTCAATGGGTACCCGTGCTTCTCCAGAACATAATCTTGGAGTTCTCTTg GTAACCTTCTTTGATATGTACGGGCGTAAGCTGAATACTTCTGACGTTGGTGTAGCTTGCGATGGAGGCACATTTTTCTCCAAGAAGAGTAAAGG GTTTTTAAATCCAAGCAGGAAGTCACTGATTTCTATCCAGGATCCACAG GACCCGGAGAACGATATAGGGAAAAATTCTTTCAACTATTTCCAG ATTAAATCCGCATTTGGAATGGCATGCTCGACTCTCACGGACAACAAACTTATCATGAGCCTGGGCCCCAACCGTAGCATCCTCG GAGCAGGTGAGCCGTTGCAAAATAATTTCGGTGAACACGAGGGGCTTTTTTGTAATTGGAATGTAGACGATGAAGAAGAACCGCTGCCACGAGGAAAGGATGTTGTTAGTGATGATGGTGTCGGTAAGGAGTCCCGGAAAAAGTCAAAGAAGGTGGTCAAGAAGAGGGCGGTCAAAGTTAAAAAGGCAGTCACTATTAAGAAAAGAAAGAGAACGTCAACGGATTCCCAGAGTTGA